Proteins from a genomic interval of Pecten maximus chromosome 13, xPecMax1.1, whole genome shotgun sequence:
- the LOC117340295 gene encoding uncharacterized protein LOC117340295, with amino-acid sequence MVYKIDKCRVHSGNTLRASNSRYNRQYRKQSCLVRQSQNVAKVTTILEELGLNMDNVAYSLNKKGRWLVPQVLKHEILTGSQAFDDVKVNLVESHKLKKQAKCTGFHSNKGLLRRVIPKGKTYFNSRSVLGHQEESTTPTMTVNVLYPCPVTSSITHNPKYIRAEEHTPGDFELDSTDKIPKQTNPIKSKSKKNRRKIGTKRILNDFLDDVEYLESEEHDFDDPCRVDDVCKRSNTVSVDDLLHHSWRMQSNLRETTMKKSTNHCSEFKDKIVYMERPQEGVDKNDTNRTDYRKPAQPTALTPGAKVFIPNSDVIPERLLDTYGKDYTECHCYPRKFIIDITKRVKKTTSNSKAFYDQDMQSVDFSSALVFVYDMFGGIDSADLGLFRVSLNMNTTLNYKLNINTILEEDVLAVEGVINGATKYIGTIPYDQFVHKSPAYNCSSSSTTDFEMLSKSIGPITKTFTPDYVTVQDIINNKDEAETHGISQACLGMVTPPPDICSICFGPISEGSATALQSCGHWFCNTCWNEHLIASENGVLGAVTCPEYNCKSKVVFNVLLTMSHFRLVERIFRRIRNNIIETDSNTKWCPNKNCGRIVKYKKTSKGQCSNVTCDCGTQMCFDCLQPAHWPLPCDQYTSYAAQLRENGDDRFYIKASSDTRIDFIRGKECPKCKRFIEKDGGCFHMTCVCNTSFCWGCGKPFPGHVITSSCNYSGRRNDDGNGFRATAVELIDEVKSTAPVSSNAYKHAVQNRFLRQPANVRRMSSVVHGISLRLLILNRRHGNRIGGELAEFQPSKSAHDLSVREKFGPFLHSMVRVYIEISHITEYTTIFLASANNMERIGPSKHVVSAILHHLEGLGEEIVFIFRLASQQETRNCISRLWQVRLQCRKAVDNLFKLISC; translated from the exons ATGGTGTACAAAATTGACAAATGCCGGGTTCATTCCGGGAACACACTGCGAGCCTCCAATTCAAG gTACAACCGTCAGTATAGAAAGCAGTCATGTCTGGTAAGACAGTCTCAAAACGTTGCCAAGGTAACCACAATTCTGGAAGAACTAGGTTTGAATATGGACAACGTTGCTTACTCCCTCAACAAAAAAGGCAGATGGCTTGTGCCGCAGGTCCTGAAACACGAGATATTAACCGGAAGTCAAGCATTTGATGATGTGAAAGTGAATCTGGTAGAGTCCCATAAATTAAAAAAGCAAGCTAAATGTACAGGGTTTCACTCCAACAAAGGATTATTACGCAGAGTGATTCCGAAGGGGAAAACCTACTTCAATTCCAGGAGTGTGCTTGGTCACCAAGAAGAGTCAACAACTCCAACGATGACCGTGAATGTCCTTTACCCGTGCCCGGTAACAAGTTCCATCACCCATAATCCTAAGTATATCCGGGCTGAGGAACATACCCCTGGAGATTTTGAGCTGGACTCAACTGACAAGATACCTAAGCAAACCAACCCAATTAAAAGTAAATCTAAGAAGAACCGCAGGAAAATAGGAACAAAGCGAATATTGAACGACTTTCTAGACGATGTCGAATATCTAGAGAGCGAAGAGCATGATTTTGATGACCCGTGTAGAGTTGATGACGTATGTAAAAGGTCAAATACTGTGTCTGTTGACGATTTACTCCATCATTCATGGCGAATGCAAAGTAACCTCAGAGAAACAACGATGAAAAAATCCACAAATCACTGTAGTGAATTTAAAGACAAGATAGTGTACATGGAAAGACCCCAGGAGGGTGTAGATAAAAATGATACGAACAGGACAGATTACCGGAAACCAGCCCAGCCCACGGCCCTGACACCTGGTGCCAAAGTGTTTATCCCAAACAGTGACGTCATTCCGGAGAGACTTTTGGACACATACGGTAAAGACTACACCGAATGTCATTGCTATCCAAGAAAATTTATCATTGACATCACAAAGAGAGTTAAAAAGACAACTTCCAATTCGAAAGCTTTCTACGATCAAGATATGCAGTCCGTTGACTTTTCCTCAGCTCTTGTTTTCGTCTACGATATGTTTGGCGGTATCGACAGCGCTGATTTAGGTTTATTTAGAGTTTCCCTCAACATGAACACCACACTCAATTATAAATTGAATATCAATACAATACTAGAGGAAGACGTCCTTGCTGTTGAGGGAGTGATAAACGGAGCTACAAAATACATTGGAACCATTCCATACGACCAATTTGTCCACAAGTCGCCAGCTTACAACTGTAGCAGTTCTTCTACAACTGATTTCGAAATGTTGAGTAAAAGCATTGGACCCATAACAAAGACATTTACTCCAGATTATGTAACTGTTCAAGACATTATCAACAACAAAGATGAAGCAGAAACGCACGGAATATCTCAAGCATGCTTGGGAATGGTAACGCCCCCTCCGGATATATGCTCCATTTGTTTCGGACCAATTTCAGAAGGCTCAGCTACAGCTCTACAGAGCTGTGGACACTGGTTTTGTAATACCTGTTGGAATGAACATTTAATCGCGTCAGAAAATGGCGTATTAGGAGCTGTCACGTGCCCTGAATACAACTGCAAATCAAAAGTCGTCTTCAATGTCTTACTGACGATGTCACATTTTAGACTCGTAGAACGCATTTTCCGTCGGATTCGAAACAATATAATTGAGACCGACTCCAACACGAAATGGTGTCCGAACAAAAACTGCGGACGAATAGTTAAGTATAAGAAAACAAGCAAGGGACAATGCTCAAATGTAACCTGCGACTGCGGTACACAGATGTGTTTTGATTGCCTACAACCGGCCCACTGGCCGCTACCATGTGACCAGTATACATCATACGCAGCTCAACTACGTGAAAACGGAGATGACCGATTCTACATTAAAGCATCGTCAGATACACGCATAGATTTTATTAGAGGAAAGGAATGCCCGAAATGCAAGCGTTTTATAGAGAAAGACGGTGGATGCTTCCACATGACCTGCGTGTGTAATACGTCATTCTGTTGGGGATGCGGTAAACCTTTTCCAGGTCATGTGATCACAAGTTCCTGTAATTATTCAGGTAGACGAAACGACGATGGAAACGGATTCAGAGCTACAGCGGTAGAACTGATAGATGAGGTGAAATCCACAGCCCCCGTTTCATCAAACGCTTATAAACATGCTGTCCAAAACCGATTTCTGCGCCAACCGGCCAACGTCAGGCGAATGTCATCTGTAGTGCATGGGATTTCGCTCAGACTCCTGATTTTGAACCGTCGTCATGGTAACCGCATTGGTGGTGAGCTAGCAGAGTTCCAACCTTCCAAGTCAGCTCACGATCTGTCAGTTAGAGAGAAGTTTGGACCTTTCCTTCACAGCATGGTCCGTGTTTACATAGAAATCTCACACATTACCGAATATACAACAATATTCTTAGCCAGTGCTAATAACATGGAGCGAATTGGACCTTCTAAACATGTTGTGTCTGCCATTCTGCATCATTTGGAAGGCTTAGGAGAGGAAATAGTCTTCATATTCCGCTTAGCCAGTCAACAAGAAACAAGGAATTGTATTTCCCGATTGTGGCAAGTGCGCCTCCAGTGTAGAAAAGCAGTTGACAATTTATTCAAGTTAATAAGTTGTTAA